The Bartonella birtlesii IBS 325 genome has a window encoding:
- a CDS encoding lambda exonuclease family protein has translation MPIIVDCIQGTEEWQKVRNGLITASLFEMVMAQKKHGQKTTRYHSVMMKLAGERITGKNVDEGTTLSMRRGSELEPSARALYATLTHTEPEIIGFVLADDRKKGFSPDAFVGKNGLLEIKTKKPEILIPYFTQKGFPEEHKAQCQGGLWIAQREWVDLMIYWPDMPPLIKRAYRDEAYIRRLESEISRFNEALEMMVGQIKSFAGQGKRDVL, from the coding sequence ATGCCAATTATTGTGGATTGTATTCAGGGAACAGAAGAATGGCAAAAAGTACGCAATGGATTGATTACTGCTTCTTTGTTTGAAATGGTGATGGCACAAAAAAAACATGGACAAAAAACTACACGATATCATTCTGTTATGATGAAATTGGCGGGAGAAAGAATTACTGGAAAAAACGTCGATGAGGGAACAACACTTTCTATGCGGCGCGGGAGCGAATTAGAACCTAGTGCGCGCGCGCTTTATGCAACACTTACCCATACTGAACCTGAAATTATTGGATTTGTGCTTGCCGATGATCGTAAAAAAGGCTTTTCTCCCGATGCTTTTGTGGGAAAAAATGGATTGTTGGAAATTAAAACAAAAAAACCTGAAATCCTTATCCCCTATTTTACCCAAAAGGGGTTTCCAGAAGAACATAAAGCACAGTGTCAAGGAGGATTGTGGATTGCGCAACGCGAATGGGTCGATTTGATGATCTATTGGCCCGATATGCCACCTTTGATTAAACGTGCTTACCGTGATGAAGCTTATATTCGCAGGCTTGAAAGTGAAATTAGCCGTTTTAATGAGGCTTTGGAGATGATGGTGGGGCAAATTAAATCTTTCGCAGGACAGGGAAAGAGAGATGTATTGTAA